In Rutidosis leptorrhynchoides isolate AG116_Rl617_1_P2 chromosome 2, CSIRO_AGI_Rlap_v1, whole genome shotgun sequence, one genomic interval encodes:
- the LOC139893061 gene encoding uncharacterized protein has product MSSPYVVLENRSLDQWKVTELKEELKKRNLVTKGLKDELIKRLDEAIRLELEEANQTHDNGNMNDNDQTKVSSEDAALEPVIEATGKDSMTEKLDINESLEKNNMAENLGSENQDSVNLDDGSQSSDSKMVTKEEYGTGSTNAEGCEVVREVSVENSVIVSEVMVSEESEKVEMNKEEVSNLQQQDVESKPSSNIGNQVVEVSQVKSETISIDTSMSITEKNELNDNVIADDMKLEVDVKPATESVVVDEPHENKVTTEEEYDIGDVGSPEKLNLDRSSGDDSLEEDTLESKQVDSIGDTSEKSEVPIVTENQPLDMMVEDVPAAKNTESIDDRSDPAPAATKRRLHDKEAVANNEVVKRQRKWNSEGVKVPEKQTTTTPKGAFQASMKNSFSRSNFSINNEEPKERVVPPSSKPPTTSLRIDRFVRPFTLKAAQELLGKTGTIVSFWMDNIKTHCYVTYSSVEEAVATRNAVYNLQWPVYGGLLLIAEFVDPAEVKSRTDPPLPSPITPVNTTTPTLPPPPPAATKPPPQQQQQLPPPPPLPLPPPPPLSHPPQLKEPALPPPPPLPKKVDPPVMTLDDLFRKTRATPRIYYLPLSEEQVAEKLKRTAMQSAGVAIRNCWSRGGACFVIIDLVVFENSPFCLTPKCLKSCEWIETHICFLYFSDIERWCSQKLY; this is encoded by the exons ATGTCTTCGCCGTATGTTGTTCTCGAAAATCGTTCTCTTGATCAGTGGAAAGTGACTGAGCTGAAAGAAGAGCTCAAGAAACGGAATCTAGTGACCAAAGGGTTGAAAGATGAACTCATTAAGAGGTTGGACGAAGCTATTCGTCTTGAACTGGAAGAGGCTAACCAAACTCATGATAATGGTAACATGAATGATAATGACCAAACCAAGGTATCTTCTGAAGATGCAGCTTTAGAGCCGGTTATTGAGGCCACTGGGAAAGATAGCATGACCGAAAAGTTGGATATTAATGAGAGCTTGGAGAAAAATAACATGGCAGAAAATTTGGGTAGTGAAAATCAGGATAGCGTTAATCTTGACGATGGATCTCAGTCATCCGACTCAAAGATGGTTACAAAAGAGGAATATGGCACTGGTTCTACGAACGCCGAGGGTTGTGAGGTAGTTCGAGAGGTTTCTGTGGAGAATTCTGTTATAGTAAGTGAGGTGATGGTATCTGAAGAGTCGGAAAAGGTTGAAATGAACAAGGAGGAAGTCTCAAATTTGCAGCAACAGGACGTGGAGTCCAAGCCATCATCGAATATTGGTAACCAGGTAGTTGAGGTCAGCCAAGTAAAATCTGAAACTATTTCTATTGATACTAGTATGTCAATTACTGAAAAGAATGAACTAAACGATAATGTAATTGCTGATGATATGAAATTGGAAGTTGATGTTAAGCCTGCAACAGAATCAGTTGTGGTTGATGAGCCACATGAGAACAAAGTTACTACAGAAGAGGAATATGATATTGGAGATGTGGGTTCTCCTGAGAAATTAAATTTGGATCGAAGTTCTGGTGATGATTCATTGGAGGAAGATACTTTAGAAAGTAAACAAGTGGATTCCATTGGTGATACAAGTGAGAAATCTGAAGTGCCTATTGTAACGGAGAATCAGCCGCTTGATATGATGGTTGAGGATGTACCTGCTGCTAAGAATACTGAAAGTATTGATGATAGAAGTGATCCTGCTCCTGCAGCTACAAAAAGAAGGCTTCATG ATAAAGAAGCAGTGGCAAATAACGAGGTAGTAAAGAGGCAGCGCAAGTGGAATTCTGAAGGCGTTAAAGTCCCTGAGAAGCAAACAACTACGACACCCAAGGGTGCATTCCAGGCTTCTATGAAGAACAGCTTTTCGAGATCTAATTTTTCAATTAATAACGAGGAGCCGAAGGAACGTGTTG TTCCTCCGTCATCAAAGCCTCCTACTACTTCTCTCAGGATTGATCGTTTTGTTCGCCCATTCACTTTAAAGGCTGCACAGGAACTTCTTGGGAAAACTGGAACTATTGTTAGCTTCTGGATGGATAATATTAAAACCCACTGTTATGTTACT TATTCATCAGTTGAAGAGGCTGTAGCGACTCGCAATGCTGTGTACAACCTTCAATGGCCAGTATACGGAGGACTTCTTCTCATAGCCGAGTTTGTGGATCCCGCAGAGGTTAAGAGCCGAACTGACCCTCCTCTGCCATCTCCTATAACTCCAGTCAACACCACCACACCTACACTCCCTCCACCACCTCCAGCCGCCACAAAACCACCaccacagcagcagcagcagcttcCTCCTCCACCGCCACTCCCGCTCCCACCGCCACCACCGTTGTCTCATCCACCACAGCTTAAAGAACCAGCTCTTCCCCCACCTCCACCACTCCCTAAAAAAGTGGACCCACCGGTTATGACGTTGGATGATCTGTTCAGAAAGACAAGAGCAACTCCTCGCATTTACTACTTGCCGTTATCTGAGGAGCAAGTTGCTGAAAAGCTGAAAAGAACTGCAATGCA GTCTGCAGGTGTTGCGATTAGGAACTGTTGGAGCAGAGGAGGAGCTTGTTTCGTGATAATAGATTTAGTTGTTTTCGAGAACTCCCCTTTTTGTTTAACACCCAAATGCCTCAAATCGTGTGAGTGGATTGAAACTCATATTTGCTTTCTTTATTTTTCGGATATTGAAAGGTGGTGTTCTCAAAAATTATATTAA